The following are encoded together in the Acidobacteriota bacterium genome:
- a CDS encoding DUF1080 domain-containing protein: MKRMASMALAALVATATPAFAQTGAGWTSLFDGKSFEGWRSFKSETPPDGWTAADGVLSRTGKGGDIMTVREFGSFELELEYKIAPGGNSGIMYRVITEGNAPYWSGPEYQILDNERHPDAKNGPDRLAGANYDLIAPSAAVSKPAGEWNSVRIAIHGNHVEHWLNGTKVVEYVLGSPEWTALVADSKFKAWPIYGKASRGHIVLQDHGDLVEFRNIRIKDLN, encoded by the coding sequence ATGAAGCGGATGGCAAGCATGGCGCTCGCCGCGCTGGTGGCGACGGCCACCCCGGCGTTTGCACAAACGGGCGCGGGGTGGACCAGCCTGTTCGACGGCAAGAGTTTCGAGGGATGGCGATCGTTCAAGAGCGAGACGCCGCCTGACGGCTGGACCGCGGCCGACGGCGTGCTCTCGCGCACCGGCAAGGGCGGCGACATCATGACCGTGCGCGAGTTCGGCAGCTTCGAGCTCGAGCTCGAGTACAAGATCGCCCCCGGCGGCAACAGCGGAATCATGTACCGCGTGATCACCGAGGGGAACGCGCCGTACTGGAGCGGACCCGAATACCAGATCCTCGACAACGAGCGGCACCCCGACGCGAAGAACGGTCCGGACCGCCTCGCCGGCGCCAACTACGATCTCATCGCGCCGTCGGCAGCGGTGAGCAAGCCGGCCGGCGAGTGGAACAGCGTGCGCATCGCCATCCACGGCAACCACGTGGAGCACTGGCTGAACGGTACGAAGGTCGTGGAATACGTGCTCGGCAGCCCGGAGTGGACGGCGCTCGTGGCCGACAGCAAGTTCAAGGCGTGGCCGATCTACGGCAAGGCGTCGCGCGGGCACATCGTGCTGCAGGATCACGGTGACCTGGTGGAGTTCCGCAACATCCGCATCAAGGACCTGAACTGA